The following is a genomic window from Candidatus Eremiobacteraceae bacterium.
AACGGGACGACGTTCATGCAGTTTTCTTCGACGCGGGCTACACGCTCCTGTGTATGGACCCGCCCCAAGAAATCTTATTTTTGCAGGTATGTTCCGACTTGGGTATCGCGATAGACGACACTCGGCTTGGAAATGCGGTGAGCGATGCCAACGTGATGCTCGCGCCGCGAACTCCGGCGAGCGTTCGTCGTCCGTATTCCGTCGATCGCGTCGACGCGTTCTGGATCGAGTATCATCGCATCGTGCTCGAAGGCTGCGCCGTCGATCCCGCCGCCATCGGTCTCGCCGAGCCGGTTTATCGGACGTTCTCCAAGCGCTTGGGATGGCACGTCTATGACGACGTACGGCCTTCGCTCGCCGGACTGAAGGCTCGCGGCATCAGGCTCGGCGTCATCTCGAATTGGACGGGCGACCTCGAAGACGTCCTGAAACGCATCGATCTCCACTCGCCTTTCGACGTCATCATCGACTCCGCGCGGCTTGGGCACGAGAAGCCCCACCCGGAGATCTTCGCCGAA
Proteins encoded in this region:
- a CDS encoding HAD-IA family hydrolase yields the protein MSDANVMLAPRTPASVRRPYSVDRVDAFWIEYHRIVLEGCAVDPAAIGLAEPVYRTFSKRLGWHVYDDVRPSLAGLKARGIRLGVISNWTGDLEDVLKRIDLHSPFDVIIDSARLGHEKPHPEIFAEALRRAGVRPSAALHVGDSIEHDVEGALGSGLRSVLIDRTGRHAAFDRAPRVADLSELATLL